A region from the Rhodamnia argentea isolate NSW1041297 chromosome 7, ASM2092103v1, whole genome shotgun sequence genome encodes:
- the LOC115745340 gene encoding WD repeat-containing protein RUP2 yields the protein MNNFLPPQKSQQFTTRNEEAAAAAAQDEEEEDRRKENQENIESRGGQDRTLDVAPRPEPPREEEGRARCEWDFHLHTVISSSDAASSSASDTLGVIEFDPPGALIATGGIARKIRIYGLSSLVPQEIDPPTIAFLEHSSACSYYICTPAKLSSLRWRPGSGSRVIGSGDYDGVVTEYDLERQVPVFERDEHGGRRIWSVDYSSWGMAVGASGSDDGTMQLWDPRCGDGGRCLSMVRPGEAGRSTAVCSVEFSPFDSATVAVGCADWRAYTYDLRNMSGPVRVFDGHAKTVTYTKFLSAHAMVSASIDGCLKQWSVADACAVRTYRGHVNTRSFVGLSVCRDGGLIACGSESDQVFVYDARWGEPIWAHRFEGGFVSSVCWRQAGSDRCTLVAGGSDGALQLFVGMKKSSS from the coding sequence ATGAACAACTTCTTACCGCCCCAGAAATCACAGCAATTCACAACAAGAAACGAAGAagcagcggcagcagcagcccaggacgaagaagaagaagatcggaGGAAGGAGAATCAAGAAAACATTGAAAGTAGAGGAGGTCAAGATCGAACGCTCGACGTCGCCCCCCGGCCTGAGCCACcccgagaagaagaaggaagagcgAGATGTGAGTGGGACTTCCATCTCCACACCGTCATTTCCTCCTCCgacgccgcctcctcctccgcctccgacACCCTCGGCGTCATCGAATTCGACCCCCCTGGCGCACTCATTGCCACCGGCGGGATCGCGAGGAAGATCAGGATTTACGGCTTGAGCTCTTTGGTGCCCCAAGAAATTGACCCGCCAACAATTGCATTTTTGGAGCATTCTAGCGCCTGCAGCTACTACATATGCACTCCGGCTAAGCTGAGCAGCCTCAGGTGGCGGCCTGGCTCAGGCAGCCGGGTCATCGGATCCGGCGATTATGATGGGGTTGTCACGGAGTACGACCTTGAGCGGCAGGTGCCGGTGTTCGAGCGTGACGAGCACGGCGGCCGACGGATCTGGAGTGTGGACTACTCGAGCTGGGGTATGGCCGTCGGGGCGTCTGGGTCCGATGATGGGACAATGCAGCTCTGGGACCCACGCTGCGGCGACGGCGGGAGGTGCCTTTCCATGGTGCGGCCCGGGGAAGCGGGTCGGAGCACCGCCGTATGCAGCGTTGAGTTCAGCCCGTTCGACAGCGCCACTGTGGCCGTAGGGTGCGCAGACTGGAGAGCCTACACCTATGACCTGCGCAACATGTCGGGCCCAGTCCGGGTCTTCGATGGGCATGCGAAGACGGTGACCTACACCAAGTTCCTCAGCGCCCATGCGATGGTGTCCGCGAGCATCGACGGCTGCCTGAAGCAATGGAGCGTGGCAGACGCATGCGCGGTCCGCACGTATCGGGGGCACGTGAACACACGGAGCTTTGTCGGTCTGTCTGTGTGCCGAGACGGCGGGTTGATTGCCTGTGGCTCGGAGAGCGACCAGGTATTCGTGTATGACGCAAGGTGGGGCGAGCCCATCTGGGCCCACCGGTTCGAGGGCGGGTTCGTGAGCAGCGTGTGCTGGAGGCAGGCCGGCTCGGACAGGTGCACGCTTGTCGCCGGCGGGTCGGACGGTGCTTTGCAGCTCTTTGTGGGCATGAAGAAGTCATCGTCATGA